In the Cellvibrio sp. KY-GH-1 genome, CAGATAAACGGCCGAGAGTTTTACCCGCCGCATCCACGATGAACCAGTCATGTACGACAGATTCAGGTTTGGCAATATAGGTCTTCATGTTATTCCTGCCTAAATTGGATGTGGAACTGATTTAAATGAATCAAACACCCCTGAAATCAGGGAGGCGGCATACTACACATACGACGAGTAGATTTCAACCAGAATATAGGTTCGGCATCCGCAAGGCGATCGACTATTCGGGGCGATGCGGCCGCGTCAGGTATTCGTGGCTCTGCATTTCTAGCAACCGGCTCACAGTACGTTGAAACTCAAAATCCAACTTGCCGGTAGAATACAGCTCCGCTAGCGGGAGCTCCGCGGATATAACCAACTTAACCTGGCGATCATAAAATTCATCCACAAGGTTTACAAAGCGGCGAGCCTGATCATCCTTTGCCCGCCCCAAGCCTGGGACATTACTCAAAATAACCGTGTGATACTCGCGCGCCAGCTCGATGTAATCGTTCTGCGAGCGAGGGCCATCGCAGAGATCAACAAAATCAAACCAGATAATCCCCTCGGAGATATAACGGGACTGAATCATCCGCCCCTCAACTTCCACCTCTAACTGCTCACGCACCTCGGCGCCAGCTTGCACCAGGCTTTTAAAACTGCACATTAAGCTTTCGTCAGCGGCATCATCTAGTGGATGATGGTATAACTCCGCCTGTTCCAGCGCACGCAAACGATAATCCACACCACCATCTACATTCACCACTAGCGTATGTTTGTTCAGTAAATCAATGGCAGGCAGGAAGCGCGCACGCTGCAGCCCATCTTTGTACAAGCCATCAGGGACAATATTAGACGTAGCCACCAGCGTAACACCACGCGCAAACAGCTCTTCCATCAAGGTGCCAAGAATCATGGCATCGGTAATATCCGATACAAAAAACTCATCAAAACAAATCACCCTCGCCTCAGCCGCAATAGTATCGGCCACCAGTTTGAGTGGATTCTTTTTACCATCAAGCTTTTTCAACTCCGCATGAACCCGGCGCATAAAGCGATGGAAATGTGCGCGCAGCTTCTGCTCAAATGGCAAACTCTCAAAAAAATTATCCATCAGGTAGGTTTTACCGCGCCCTACCCCACCCCAAAAATACAACCCACGCACCAATTCCCTTGATGAATCACCACTAAAACGCTTAAAAAAGTTACCGAACAGACTCTGTTGTTGCTCGGCCCGCCACGCTGAAACCAACTGCTCATACAAATGCTGCAAATGCTTAACCGCAGCCTCCTGGGCCGGATCATGGCGAAAGTCGGGACGCAGCAAATCGCGCCCATAGCGCGCAAGCGGAGAATTTGAATCTGGTGTTGTCATGGGATTAGCTGAATTTAACATCAAGAGAGAAGATTAAAGTGCAGCAGCCACTTTAACGGCTGCATCGAGGAATGACCACGGCAATTTCAGATTATAAGCGCAATTGCTGTTGCAGGATTTGTGTGAGATCCGTCTTTAACGCCGTTAAATAGCCGTGAAAAAAATGCCCGGCATCAGGGTAGCGCAATAATTTTACCTCGCCCTGCAAACTCGCAACCCAGTCATATACGCCTTGGGCGATAACTCGCTCATCCTGATCTCCCTGAATAACACAGGTCGCACTGGAAAATTGATTGTCGCGCGAGTAGGGATAACGCTCTACCGGTGGCGCCACCAGGGTTAAATGGCGCAACCCGGCAACCTCGTAACTAACCTGGGCCGCGATCGAGGAACCAAATGAAAACCCTGCGAGTAGCACACCTGCGTCCGGTAGCATCTGCCGACACCAACTAATAATTGCTCGCAAGTCATCCTGCTCGCCAATAGCATTATCAAAAACACCATCGCTTTTACCTACGCCGCGAAAATTAAAACGCAACACATGAATGCCAAGATCGCGATAAGTGCGCATCAAGGTTGTCACCACTTTGTTGTCCATGGTTCCGCCATGCACCGGGTGCGGATGACAAACGACCACTAACCAGTGATGGCTGGCAAACATGCCTGCCTCATCCCCCTGATGAAGGACAGCCTGCAACTGACCAACTGGCCCAGGGATTATTAACAACTCTTCTTTTGCAAACGGAAATTGCATGATTTACCTCAAATTTCGTTACTCAGACGAAAGCCCGATAATTTTTGCCCATTTTAATGAGAAAATGGACTTATAATAGGTCTATGCGTGTTCTTGATCGCATATGATCATAAACACACTCGTTGATGAGGAGATTCCTGTGTATTCATTCAGTGCGCTAGTTATTACCGGATTCATTTGTTTATTGATGGGTGGCGCTGTGGGCGCTGCCGTACTGTACGTTTTTCGCGCTCAATTATTAGGCCGCGATTTAGAACAACGCCTGCATGAAGCAGAAAACTCACTACAAGGTTATCAGCGCGATGTTGCTGAGCATTTCGCCCAAACCTCGCAACTGGTAAACAACCTCACCCAAGCTTATCGTGAAGTGCATGAGCATCTCGCGAGCGGTGCGTTGAAATTGGCCACACCCGCCATCAGCCGCCAAATTATCGACTCCGCCAACACTAACCTGAGTGGCGATACAAAAGCCTATATCAATGAACAACGGATTGAGCCACCACGCGACTGGGCACCTAAAACCCCTGGCACTAAAGGCACACTGAGCGAAGATTACGATCTGCGCGAAGACCAGCATCACAGCCGCATGCCAACGGAGTCCGCCGATGATTTTGATTTTGATGGCAAGGCCAACCGCTATTAACATTTTCTCAACAATAGCCATTTCTGCGCACAGGACGTCGACTGGAATTAAGTAACCCCGCGCTCGCGGGGTTTTTGTTGCACACCAAAAACAAATCGACGGAGAACACAGTAATGCACTTTCAACGCTTGCTAAACTTTATCGGCTGGCCGGTTATTGCAGGTGTAATTATCGCGTTACTAGCACTACTTTTATTTCCCCAATTACGCGGCGACATACAAACCCCGACCAACAGCAATTCCTCTAGCAACCTGGGCACCGGTGTTGTGTCCTATGCCGATGCGGTAAATCGTGCCGCACCGGCGGTGGTAAATATCTACACGGAAAAGCGCGTAATACAGCGCTACCAAAACCTGTACAACAATCCTTTTTTTCGCCAGCTCTACAACAACTCAAACGTCCCACAACAAGAGCGGATGGAAAAAACCCTGGGATCAGGCGTGATTGTTGATAACAACGGATTAATTCTCACCAACAACCACGTCATTAACGGCGCCGATCGAATTTTCGTGCTTCTGTATGATGGCCGATTTACTGCCGCCGAATTAGTAGGTATTGATAAAGCCAACGATCTGGCGGTGTTGCGCATACAGCTCGACAAAATCAGCGCTATCAATCTTGGCAATTCCGACAACATTCGCGTGGGCGATGTCGTGCTGGCAATCGGCAATCCTTTTGGTGTTGGCCAAAGCGTCAGCCAGGGAATTGTAAGTGCCACCGGTCGCTGGAATCTTGGCATTAACAGTGCCGAAAATTTTATTCAAACCGATGCCGCTATTAACCCTGGAAATTCGGGTGGTGCACTGATAGACGCCTACGGCAATCTGATCGGTATAAATACCGCCATGCTGGATGAAACAGGCGCATCATTTGGAATCAGCTTTGCGGTGCCCGTCGATAAGGCAATGAACTCACTCAAGCAAATTGTAGAGTTTGGTGGAGTAAGACGCGGCTGGCTGGGCATTGGCGTAACAGAAACTTCCGCCGAGCTGGTGCAGAAACTAGGTGCTGTAGGCTTACTGGTTAGCGAAATTGAACCCGATAGCCCCGCTGCAAAAGCGGGTTTTAAAGTGAACGACTACATCACCCATATTGATAACATACCACTCATTGACAAGCGCTCAGTTAACAATTCGCTCTTCAATATTCAGCCTAACGCCGAAGTAACCTTCAGAGTGCTGCGCGATGGAAAGTCCATTGAGATTAAAGCCGTTGCAGCCTTCCCTCCTACCAAGACCTGATTAGCCCATTCAATAATTAAGAACTAAAAAACGGGTGCAAATGCACCCGTTTTTTTATCACAACACATCATCAATTGTTATTCAATGATGCGATATTCTGCGGAGCGCGCATGCGCTTCTAGTTGTTCACCACGCGCCAATACCGACGCGGTTTTCGATAAAGTCGATGCTCCCGCTGGCGAACACATAATTACCGAGCTGCGCTTTTGAAAATCGTAAACACCCAAGGGAGACGAAAAGCGCGCAGTACCTGAAGTGGGTAAAACGTGATTTGGCCCAGCACAGTAATCTCCCAACGCTTCTGGGGTATGGCGTCCCATGAAAATAGCGCCCGCGTGACGAATTTGCGGCAGAATCTCTTCCGGATCTGCAACTGACAATTCCAGGTGCTCGGGTGCGATGCGATTGCTAATCGCAACTGCTTGCTGCATGTCCGCCACTTTAATTAAGGCACCGCGATTTTTTAAAGAAACACTAGCAATGTCTTTGCGTGCGAGTGTGGGTAATAATTTTTTAATCGATGCCTCAACTTTATTCAAATACTCCGCATCAGGGCACAACAAAATAGCTTGGGCTTGCTCATCATGCTCAGCCTGACTAAACAGATCCATCGCAATCCAATCCGGATCAGTTAAACCATCGCATACCACTAAAATTTCTGACGGCCCGGCGATCATATCAATCGCTACCTGCCCAAATACCGCACGCTTGGCAGTCGCCACATAAATATTGCCCGGTCCCACAATCTTATCGACTTTGGCAATTGATTCAGTTCCAAAAGCCAACGCTGCAACGGCTTGCGCACCGCCGATGGTAATTACGCGATCAACACCAGCAACCGCGGCAGCAGCCAATACGATTGGACTAATTTCACCATCCGGTGCCGGCACCACCATAGTTAACTCATCCACTCCAGCCACTTTTGCGGGAATCGCATTCATTAAAACAGAGGATGGGTAAGACGCTTTACCGCCGGGCACATAAAGCCCGACACGTTCCATCGCGGAAATTTGCTGCCCCAACACAGTGCCATCGGCCTCTGTGTATTGCCAGGAGGATTGCAATTGATGCTTGTGGTAACTGCGAATGCGTTCTGCTGCCACTTCCAAGGCAGTACGTTGCTCCGCCGTGATTTGTTGCAGTGCCGCGTGCAATTGCGCTGGCGGCACCACGAGATCATTCAAAGATTGTGCGCTACGACGATCAAACTTATTGGTGTATTCCACCACAGCCGCATCGCCACGGGCTTTTACTTGATGCAGAATTTCTTCTACCACACTGGCCACACGGGTATCGCTCACTGATTCCCAAGCCAACAATTCATCCAGACGCTGATTAAAATCTCCCTGGCTTGCATCCAATCGTGTGATAACAGATTCAGACATAAAAATCTCGTTGCTGTAACAAAGGTAAAAAGGGAAAACACTGAATAACGGTGAATTAGTCGAAACTTATGATGCTTACCGGCGCCTGCAATAGCTCATTAAACTATTTAATTGCAATCATAGCTTGTTTGCCTCGCAAAGATTGCAAGCGCCGGCATTGCGAAGAATTTATTCTGCAGAAGTTATTGCACCCGCGACGCAATCAATAATCGCCTGAATTTGGACATGCTTCATTTTCATCGAGGCTTTATTCACTATGAGTCGCGAACTGATATCAGCGATAAACTCGCGTGGCTCAAGGCCGTTTGCACGCAGGGTGTTGCCGGTATCCACAATATCCACAATTTCGTCAGCCAAATTCATAATCGGCGCCAACTCCATTGCACCATAAAGTTTGATTACATCGATTTGGCGACCCTGAGCAGCGTAATATTGTTTAGCGACATTGACGTACTTGGTTGCAACGCGAATACGGCCCGGGGGTGTTAGCTGCCCTTTAACGCCCGCGGTCATTAGTCTGCAACGCGCGATATTCAGGTCGAGAGGTTCATACAAACCATCTGCACCATTTTCCATCAGCGTATCTTTGCCCGAAATCCCCATATCCGCCGCGCCAAATTGCACGTAAGTAGGCACATCAGCGCCGCGCAATAACAAAAAGCGCACATTAGGTTGAGTGGTTTCAAAAACCAGCTTACGGCTTTTTTCCATGTCTTCGAGCGGACGAATATCCGCTGCCGCCAGCAGCGGCAGGGTTTCATCCAGAATACGCCCTTTGGTCAGGGCGATAGTCAGCGTCTGACTCATGCTCAGGAACCTTTTACTCGGCGCACGCTGGCGCCCAAACTTTGGAATTTTTCTTCAATCGCTTCGTAACCGCGATCAATGTGGTAAATGCGGTCAATCAGGGTCTCGCCGTCAGCTACCAACCCGGCAATCACCAAACTCGCCGACGCACGCAGATCCGACGCCATCACCGGCGCTGCCTTCAATCGCTCAACACCTGTGACAATCGCGGTGTTGTGCTCCAGCTCGATATGTGCCCCCATACGATTCAATTCAGCCACTTGCACCAGACGATTTTCAAAAATCGTTTCAGTGATATGACTGACACCTTCGGCAACGGCATTCATCGCCATAAATTGCGATTGCATGTCGGTAGGGAATGCCGGGTAAGGCGCGGTGCGCAGGCTGACCGCTTTCGGGCGCTGACCATGCATATCCAAGGTAATCCAGTCGCCGCCGCTCGCAATGTCTGCGCCAGCTTCCTGCAACTTCAAAATTACCGCTTCCAGAATATCCGCGCGGGTATTGATCAGTTTGATTTTGCCACGTGTAGCGGCCGCAGCAACCAAATAAGTACCGGTTTCGATACGATCCGGCATTACCGCGTAATCGCAGCCGTGCAGGGATTCAACGCCTTGAATCGTTAAGGTCGAGGTTCCAATACCCTCGATCTTTGCACCCATGGCCGCCAGCATATTGGCGAGATCGACAATCTCCGGCTCGCGCGCGGCGTTTTCCAACACGGTTTTTCCATCGGCCAATACCGCTGCCATCAACAGGTTTTCGGTACCGCCAACCGTCACCACATCCATTAGGAAATGGCAGCCTTTCAAGCGGCCATGGGAGCGGGCGCGAATATAACCGCCGTCGATTTCAATACTGGCACCCATAGCTTCAAGGCCGCGGAGGTGGATATCCACAGGACGCGACCCAATCGCACACCCCCCCGGAAAAGACACATTGGCTTCGCCGTAACGCGCCAACAGTGGGCCGAGCACCAGAATCGAGGCCCGCATGGTTTTCACCAGCTCGTAAGGTGCGGTGTAGGAGTTGATGGTATTCGGGTCAACGATCACCACGTGATCACCTTGAATTTCAATCGTCAACCCGAGGGTTTGCAACAAGGTGACCATGGTGGTCATATCTTTCAAGTGCGGGACATTCGTCAGACGCACTTTGGATTGGGCAAGAATCGTCGCCGCCAGCAGTGGTAAACCGGCATTTTTGGAACCGGAAACACGAATTTCACCGGAAAGCGGACCGCCGCCTGTAATTAAAAACTTATCCATTACTAACCTGAAAACTGAAAATTGTAAAAACGGGACTGGCTCGCGCCGACGAATTACTGCTGCTGTTGCTGCTGTTGCCACTGCTCAGGGGTAAAGGACTTAATGTAATCCACCGCATGGATGCTACGATCAGCGAATTGGGCACTCAGGGTGGAGAGCACCAGCTGCTGCTTTTTGACCGGCGTCAAACCCGCAAACGCCGGGCTGACGATAACAAGACCAATATGATCGCCCTGCACTTCGACAGATTTCACATCACAATCAGGAATTTGGCTCTCAATTAGCGCTTTGATTTGTTCGGCTTGCATAGTTGTATCCGGTAGAAATAAATAAGGCGCGAAGTTTACCGGAACTGCTGGCAACTAGCACCCCAAAAACCGGTTTTACCCAAAATCCCACCCACCCCAAAAACAAAACCCCAGCCGTTAGGCCGGGGTTCAAAATGGATATTAGTCCTCGGTAATACTAGCGCATCAAGACATCACTGCCAAAACAGGATACTGGTGATCATTTTCGCCAACACGACTCAAGCTACTAACACCAACTGCCGGAGCAAATGCCGCCATAGCGCTAACCAATTGATTAATTTGGCTATTCGTTATGATATCCGCCCCTATTTCAATCTGATCCAACTGATAAGATTGGTTGGAATACCAGTTATAAACGGAAACTTGATCAGCTGAACCAACCCTAGCAACAAGCACGTCATTACCAAGCCGTGAGAACAACAAATCCTGCAAACCATTTCCATCAAAACGCGCGATATCAACACTGGATGCATCAGCATCGTAATTAGAAATACTGTCCTGACCGCCACCGTAACCGAAGAGGTAAGTATCATTACCCGCACCACCACTCAGATTATCATTACCCGTTCCGCCATCCAGAACATCGTTGCCGGCATCGCCGTAGACGTTATCATTACCTGCACCACCAGCAACGAAGTCATCGCCGTTGCCGCCCGCAACATAATCATTATCTGAACCGCCATTGAGGTTGTCATTGCCATCTTCACCATAAAGGTTGTCAGCACCAAAACCACCCTCAAGTACATCATTCCCTGCACGGCCATATAAATAATCATTGCCGCCCAAGCCACTCAGAACATTATTGCCAGCATCACCGTATAAATTATCAGCCCCTTCTGTGGCCGTCGCCGCCAATGCCTGAAGCGCAGCGTAATCCCACACAGTACCATCAGCGAATACCAGATGATTTAATGCATAACCTCCCGCACCATCGTTATAAAAATGATTACCAACAGTCACCTTGTCACCGGTACTAGTCAAGGTAACGATCAAATCATTGTAGTT is a window encoding:
- the zapE gene encoding cell division protein ZapE, which produces MTTPDSNSPLARYGRDLLRPDFRHDPAQEAAVKHLQHLYEQLVSAWRAEQQQSLFGNFFKRFSGDSSRELVRGLYFWGGVGRGKTYLMDNFFESLPFEQKLRAHFHRFMRRVHAELKKLDGKKNPLKLVADTIAAEARVICFDEFFVSDITDAMILGTLMEELFARGVTLVATSNIVPDGLYKDGLQRARFLPAIDLLNKHTLVVNVDGGVDYRLRALEQAELYHHPLDDAADESLMCSFKSLVQAGAEVREQLEVEVEGRMIQSRYISEGIIWFDFVDLCDGPRSQNDYIELAREYHTVILSNVPGLGRAKDDQARRFVNLVDEFYDRQVKLVISAELPLAELYSTGKLDFEFQRTVSRLLEMQSHEYLTRPHRPE
- a CDS encoding alpha/beta hydrolase; this translates as MQFPFAKEELLIIPGPVGQLQAVLHQGDEAGMFASHHWLVVVCHPHPVHGGTMDNKVVTTLMRTYRDLGIHVLRFNFRGVGKSDGVFDNAIGEQDDLRAIISWCRQMLPDAGVLLAGFSFGSSIAAQVSYEVAGLRHLTLVAPPVERYPYSRDNQFSSATCVIQGDQDERVIAQGVYDWVASLQGEVKLLRYPDAGHFFHGYLTALKTDLTQILQQQLRL
- a CDS encoding YhcB family protein, which translates into the protein MYSFSALVITGFICLLMGGAVGAAVLYVFRAQLLGRDLEQRLHEAENSLQGYQRDVAEHFAQTSQLVNNLTQAYREVHEHLASGALKLATPAISRQIIDSANTNLSGDTKAYINEQRIEPPRDWAPKTPGTKGTLSEDYDLREDQHHSRMPTESADDFDFDGKANRY
- a CDS encoding trypsin-like peptidase domain-containing protein; translation: MHFQRLLNFIGWPVIAGVIIALLALLLFPQLRGDIQTPTNSNSSSNLGTGVVSYADAVNRAAPAVVNIYTEKRVIQRYQNLYNNPFFRQLYNNSNVPQQERMEKTLGSGVIVDNNGLILTNNHVINGADRIFVLLYDGRFTAAELVGIDKANDLAVLRIQLDKISAINLGNSDNIRVGDVVLAIGNPFGVGQSVSQGIVSATGRWNLGINSAENFIQTDAAINPGNSGGALIDAYGNLIGINTAMLDETGASFGISFAVPVDKAMNSLKQIVEFGGVRRGWLGIGVTETSAELVQKLGAVGLLVSEIEPDSPAAKAGFKVNDYITHIDNIPLIDKRSVNNSLFNIQPNAEVTFRVLRDGKSIEIKAVAAFPPTKT
- the hisD gene encoding histidinol dehydrogenase is translated as MSESVITRLDASQGDFNQRLDELLAWESVSDTRVASVVEEILHQVKARGDAAVVEYTNKFDRRSAQSLNDLVVPPAQLHAALQQITAEQRTALEVAAERIRSYHKHQLQSSWQYTEADGTVLGQQISAMERVGLYVPGGKASYPSSVLMNAIPAKVAGVDELTMVVPAPDGEISPIVLAAAAVAGVDRVITIGGAQAVAALAFGTESIAKVDKIVGPGNIYVATAKRAVFGQVAIDMIAGPSEILVVCDGLTDPDWIAMDLFSQAEHDEQAQAILLCPDAEYLNKVEASIKKLLPTLARKDIASVSLKNRGALIKVADMQQAVAISNRIAPEHLELSVADPEEILPQIRHAGAIFMGRHTPEALGDYCAGPNHVLPTSGTARFSSPLGVYDFQKRSSVIMCSPAGASTLSKTASVLARGEQLEAHARSAEYRIIE
- the hisG gene encoding ATP phosphoribosyltransferase, whose protein sequence is MSQTLTIALTKGRILDETLPLLAAADIRPLEDMEKSRKLVFETTQPNVRFLLLRGADVPTYVQFGAADMGISGKDTLMENGADGLYEPLDLNIARCRLMTAGVKGQLTPPGRIRVATKYVNVAKQYYAAQGRQIDVIKLYGAMELAPIMNLADEIVDIVDTGNTLRANGLEPREFIADISSRLIVNKASMKMKHVQIQAIIDCVAGAITSAE
- the murA gene encoding UDP-N-acetylglucosamine 1-carboxyvinyltransferase, which translates into the protein MDKFLITGGGPLSGEIRVSGSKNAGLPLLAATILAQSKVRLTNVPHLKDMTTMVTLLQTLGLTIEIQGDHVVIVDPNTINSYTAPYELVKTMRASILVLGPLLARYGEANVSFPGGCAIGSRPVDIHLRGLEAMGASIEIDGGYIRARSHGRLKGCHFLMDVVTVGGTENLLMAAVLADGKTVLENAAREPEIVDLANMLAAMGAKIEGIGTSTLTIQGVESLHGCDYAVMPDRIETGTYLVAAAATRGKIKLINTRADILEAVILKLQEAGADIASGGDWITLDMHGQRPKAVSLRTAPYPAFPTDMQSQFMAMNAVAEGVSHITETIFENRLVQVAELNRMGAHIELEHNTAIVTGVERLKAAPVMASDLRASASLVIAGLVADGETLIDRIYHIDRGYEAIEEKFQSLGASVRRVKGS
- a CDS encoding BolA family protein, which translates into the protein MQAEQIKALIESQIPDCDVKSVEVQGDHIGLVIVSPAFAGLTPVKKQQLVLSTLSAQFADRSIHAVDYIKSFTPEQWQQQQQQQ